A single Candidatus Binatia bacterium DNA region contains:
- the rpmD gene encoding 50S ribosomal protein L30: MLKVRLTRSPIGSSQRQRQTLRGLGLTRVGKTVIVHDTEAARGRIRAVAHLIEVKS; encoded by the coding sequence ATGTTGAAGGTCAGGCTTACGCGTAGCCCCATCGGCTCCTCGCAGAGACAGAGGCAAACCCTGCGCGGCCTGGGCCTGACGCGGGTCGGCAAGACGGTGATCGTGCACGACACTGAGGCCGCACGGGGTCGAATTCGCGCTGTCGCCCATTTGATCGAGGTGAAGAGCTAA
- the rplO gene encoding 50S ribosomal protein L15, which produces MNLSDLSPAPGATKQRKRLGRGTGSGHGKTAARGHKGRGARSGGNTPPGYEGGQMPLQRRLPKHGFHNPFRQEFSIVNLGQLEERFDAGAVVDAEALHARGLVCTLKYPIKILADGKLSKALTVKAHKFSAAAVERLQAAGGSAEVVQRG; this is translated from the coding sequence ATGAACCTGAGCGATTTGTCCCCGGCCCCTGGAGCCACTAAGCAGCGGAAGCGCCTCGGTCGTGGCACGGGTTCGGGCCATGGGAAGACGGCAGCCCGTGGGCACAAAGGGCGCGGCGCGCGCTCGGGTGGCAACACGCCGCCCGGATACGAAGGTGGCCAGATGCCCCTGCAGCGGCGGTTGCCCAAACATGGCTTCCACAATCCCTTCCGCCAGGAGTTCAGTATCGTCAACCTGGGCCAGCTGGAAGAGCGCTTCGATGCTGGCGCTGTCGTCGATGCTGAGGCCCTGCACGCACGGGGGCTGGTTTGCACCTTGAAATATCCGATCAAAATTCTTGCCGACGGGAAATTGAGCAAGGCCCTTACGGTGAAGGCCCATAAGTTCAGCGCTGCGGCGGTCGAACGGCTCCAAGCCGCGGGCGGCTCGGCAGAGGTCGTACAGCGTGGTTGA
- the secY gene encoding preprotein translocase subunit SecY codes for MVEGFQNASKIPELRRRLLFTFAVLAVYRLGVAVPTPGIDGKALAAFFEQARNTMFGLVNLFSGGALERFSIFALGIMPYISASIILQLLTVVIPFLERLSKEGEAGRRKITQYTRYGTVLLSLVQGLFISIGIEKIEAPGGGSVVFQPGWAFRIMTVLTLTAGTVFIMWLGEQISERGIGNGISLIIFAGIVSSFPSAAATTMEFVREGEMGVLVLVGLIAFMVLVIAFIIFMERGQRRVPVQYAKRVVGRRMYGGQSSHLPLKVNTSGVIPPIFASSLLVFPGTIASFVDHPWARTAAAYLMPGGGFYDLLYVGLIVFFCYFYTAVTFNTADVADNMKKFGGYIPGIRPGQRTAEYIDRILVRITLGGAVYVSAVCVLPSILIRRFNVPFYFGGTALMIVVGVALDTVAQMETHMLTRSYQGFMRRGRLRGRRG; via the coding sequence GTGGTTGAAGGGTTCCAAAACGCATCGAAGATCCCCGAACTTCGGCGGCGGTTGCTCTTCACCTTCGCCGTGCTTGCGGTCTATCGCCTGGGTGTCGCCGTCCCCACCCCAGGGATCGATGGCAAGGCACTCGCGGCATTCTTCGAGCAGGCCCGCAATACGATGTTCGGACTGGTCAACTTGTTCTCGGGCGGCGCGCTCGAGCGTTTCTCGATCTTTGCGCTCGGCATCATGCCTTACATCAGCGCATCGATCATCTTGCAGCTGCTCACCGTCGTCATTCCGTTCCTCGAACGCCTGTCCAAGGAAGGCGAAGCCGGCCGGCGGAAAATCACGCAATACACCCGCTACGGCACCGTGCTGCTGTCGCTGGTGCAGGGACTCTTCATCAGCATCGGCATCGAGAAGATTGAAGCGCCGGGCGGCGGCTCGGTGGTGTTCCAGCCCGGCTGGGCTTTTCGGATCATGACCGTCCTCACCCTGACAGCCGGGACGGTGTTCATCATGTGGCTGGGCGAGCAAATCTCCGAGCGCGGGATCGGCAACGGTATCTCCCTCATCATCTTCGCTGGCATCGTGTCGTCCTTCCCTTCCGCTGCGGCGACCACCATGGAATTCGTGCGTGAGGGCGAAATGGGGGTCCTCGTCTTGGTGGGCTTGATTGCCTTCATGGTACTGGTCATTGCCTTCATCATTTTCATGGAGCGGGGGCAGCGTCGCGTTCCCGTCCAATACGCCAAGCGTGTCGTCGGCCGCCGCATGTACGGTGGCCAAAGTTCCCACCTGCCGCTGAAAGTGAACACCTCTGGGGTCATCCCACCCATCTTCGCTTCTTCGTTGTTGGTCTTCCCAGGAACGATTGCCAGCTTTGTCGATCACCCGTGGGCTCGGACCGCAGCGGCCTATCTGATGCCGGGAGGGGGGTTTTACGACCTCCTCTATGTCGGTCTGATTGTCTTCTTTTGCTATTTCTACACTGCTGTCACCTTCAACACAGCGGACGTTGCCGACAATATGAAGAAGTTCGGTGGATATATCCCTGGGATCAGACCTGGACAGCGGACCGCCGAGTACATCGATCGCATTCTCGTTCGTATCACCCTCGGCGGCGCCGTTTACGTCTCGGCGGTCTGCGTCCTGCCGTCGATCCTGATCCGGCGATTCAATGTGCCGTTCTACTTTGGCGGGACGGCGCTCATGATCGTGGTCGGGGTGGCACTGGACACCGTCGCACAGATGGAAACGCACATGCTCACGCGCAGTTACCAGGGCTTCATGCGCCGCGGACGGCTGCGGGGCAGGCGCGGATAA